The Diabrotica undecimpunctata isolate CICGRU chromosome 3, icDiaUnde3, whole genome shotgun sequence genome includes the window CATAAATACTAATATATTGATTTAAAAGTTATGGAAAGAAGGATCTTGCTGTTAAAATGTAGATGGTCTACCATACGATTGTTGTTCTATCGAAAAGCATGAAACATCAGTACAATTTGATAATGATGAGTGGCCACATATGATGAGTGGCCACATTGAAGAGCTCTCACGAACAAATTTCTTTTTTCGTATTCATCCACGACAAGGTCTTGAAATTTTCCACGAACTCTGAGCCTATTACCTGGACTTAATTCTCGCATTATGTGACTAAACTCTTGAAGAAACACAAATCTGGATCTTCCTCGGAGTTGATTTATTTTTCCACAAGTGCCAATTTTTTGTTCTCTATCTTAACGAGCTcatcattaatttttttgttgctgGCATCTCTCACCGTATGAGACAATTTGCATTTATTTGCACGGCATCTATCTGTAGATGTGTCCAAGAGAGTCCCTGGGGAACTGAGATCAGTATGAATTGAGGATGTTGTCGGTGGACTTAGGATCTCAACAAGCGTACTGTCGGACTCATAGCTACTTTGGTCAACTGAGACCGTCATTTCACTTAATGCGCTAGTTTCTGCTGGATTTTGGTCATCACTGTATACTTGCGATCCGATATTGGAATCCCGAAGCTCTTCAGAACCCACAATGTCTTTCAGGAACATCATTTGTTTGAAGTGTGACCATGAGCTTGCAACATTTTCGCCACCTCCAGATCCAGATTTCGGATGCGAAATGTTGCTCAGCTCCTTTGTGAAGTAGGTCTGTAGATTTTTCTATTTCACTTCACCGTTTTTACTGAAACAAGAATACAAAGGTGAAATAATGCTATAGAAAATTTCATTCGTTAGTTTACATTTGGTTTGTTTCTAAGCATATCGTCTTATTTTAGGTAAAACTCACTAACTACACTTTTCAGAAAATGGAGAAAAATCGACTTGAAGGtacaaattgttttttaaattcacGTGACTTAAatattggatttttttttaatgcaactgcaaagaataaataaaaaatatttcaaactcaTTACTTTACTCAATCGCCGAATAGATAATGCACACAAATAATACACAATTGTGTTTCCTAAtgtatgtattgtttgaaagataCCGATGCAGCACTCCAGATTGTAAGGAAAAGTTCACTAAGtgcaataataaattttaatgagTTTTATCCTGAAACCGAAATTCACAATATTGCACCCCAGCTTGTAAGTAAAAATTCACTAATTCACAATAATGCACTTAGTGAATTGTACCATAAATTATCTAAGCAATTAGAAGGGTTAGAGCTCCAGATGACTTCTCGAGGGCTGGTCAGTACCGTGTGAGTTTTATCTATAATAGGAcgatattattaatataatgatTTACGCTGATTTACGGCAAGACAACTGTAGATTATTTATGAAGCATGTACTGTACAGTGTAATGGGATACCTTACAACCCGTTTACCTTCAAACTCCCAACAAAGAAATGTAGCAATCTGTATCTGAAAAGTACTATGAGAAATGGAATTTTCCCAACTGCATTGGAAGTATAGACGGAAAATATATCAAAGTAAAATGTTCCCCTAACAGTGGTCCTAAATATCGTAATTATAAACAGTTTTTCCCTATTTTGCTGCAAGTAGTAGTAGACGCTGACAAAAAATTCATTGGTGTTGATGTTGGTACTGCCGGAAGACAAAGTAATGGAGGGAATTTCCGAATCATCACTCTATGGTTCTTTAGAAAGCGGGCATCTAGATATTCCTGAGTGTAAACCTCTTCCATCTACTAATATACCTGTTCCTTTTGTGCTTCTTAgtgaatagctatgatgattgccgagctccgtcgcggagatggcacttgaagaagaaggtgATGAAGGATACCCCTTACTTCAGTACTTAATGCGGCCTTATCCTGCCCGAAACTTGGATGACCagaaaagaatatttaattaCCGATTAAGTCGCGCACGAAACAGTGTTAAATGTGAATTTGGAATTATGACCGCTAAGTGGAGACTTAGCATTCATAATTCATTACATAAAAGCATTTAGGCGAATGTGGAGAATGCCGTGCAAATGGTGAAAGCTATTTGCGTTTTGCATTACTTTGTCCTAACTCTTGAAAAAACTGATTCGAACATGCCTTTCCAATGAGAAATAATATCGAATACAAATGAAGAACAGCATAATTCCATTCATCACAGGTTCCCAACCGCTGCATTGGAAACAAGAAACACATTTTGCGATTATTTAAATGGTGTTGGCTTAGTCGAATCGCAGGAAGATTATGCTCTACCTCAGAATATCATTTGTAACAACATAACAGTGCAAATGAATGtgtttttatgttatttatattttttactattaaagtGATAAATTTACGAGTCTTAATATATTTACATTGTAATTTGCTCTTTTTACTCCCGTGttgcttaaaatatttttcataaagaACTATTTTACAGTAAAAAGAAAGTGAAAATAAACTTTATAGGTACCAAAAGTGCTAACCGAAGAGCGGAAGtttaagtattttaataaataaaaaagtaatagtattttttacaaataattaaGTGTACTTACTATCTGATCCGACTTCGAAGGCTGCCTTTTTGATAATCGAATTATGGCAGAGTGCTGATCTGGTGGGAATTCCACTGGCCTTTGGGTATTGGGCCTTTGGGTATTGGGCTAAAGGCTAACCGTCCTAGGAGGTCTAAATTATTTCATTGAAATACatgttaaatacattttttttgatatacagtaaaaatatttttgttttagctACAAATGCTGCAGGAGTTTTCGTATCACCATTATTAATCTTCCctagaaaaaatatgaaaacagagTTGATGCTAGGAGCTCCCACTGGAGCAGTCACAGAATGTCATGTGTCAGGTTGGGTACAGGCTGATATTTTCACTAGATGGCTTCAACACTTCATAAAATTCACTAAACCTTCAGCTGCAGACCCTGTTCTTCTCGTCCTTGATGGTCACTATTCTCATACGAGAAACGTTGCTCTAATAGATTTGGCCAAACAAAATCATGTGACGATTATTTGCCTCCCACCACATTCTACACATAAAATGCAAAGTGCCTTTTATGGCACCGCTGAAAACTTACTACGCAAAAGAAATAGAAAACTGGCTTAGAGAAAATCACTTGAGTGTTGTGTCGTCTTATGCCGTTGCCAGTATTTTTTGTAGAGCGTATAACAAAGCTGCGACGATGGAAATATCTTGCAATGGTTTCCGAAAAACTGGACTGGTCCCTATTTGTCGCCATATTTTTAGGGACTTTGAATTTGGAATTTAAGAGCACTTGGAAATACAAAACGAAAGGGATGAACAAATAATAGAACCAAACCATGAACAACCAAATTATCCAATGCGAGAACATAGAACTCCTAGTCCACCACTACCTCATCAACAACTTGTTTCTCCGAAAGACATCTGTCCAATCCCTACATATAATAGAGATAGTAGAAAGGCTTCAGTAATTACTCTTAACACCCTACAAAGAAGAATTAGAGCAAAGTTTGcagaagaaaaaagcaaaaaaactaGTACCCCAGCTAAACTTGGATTGTGTATTTGCTCCAGAAAAAAACATTTCAACAAAAGGtgttagataaaaaaaaacagcaacgCCCGAAGaaaaaatagcagatgaagacGTAGGTCAACCTTCTATATCAAAAGGCAAAACATCAAGAAGGAAGCGGAAAGTTTCTTCGAGTTCAAGCTCAGATAGCAGTGAAGACTTTCCATTAGCTGATTCATCGTCCAACGAAAGTGGAGAAGACGACGCGGAATGTTTATTTTGCACCGGAAAATTTTCCGACGATAGATATGGCGAACGATGGGCAAAGTGTTAGCAATGTGGCAGGTGGGCACATGAAGACTGTGGAGAAATAAAGTCCAGCACATTTATTTGCCTTTTCCGCGAAGGAAAGGGCTTTTTTGAATAGTATCTCAAATTAAGGTACCTGTCTCAAGTTTAGATACCTGGGTATCCCAAATTAGggcaccttttatttttaatattaaatgtcgcaaaaaaaatttaatgtatttttttgccaaaatatatgttttattcgctttatttttttttgttgtgttctagaaacattaaatttaagtttttgaaataaatgttttaaaaacttttgaatattctgtatcatatttgtttttcaaaaaaagtATCTCAAATTTGGTGCCTTTCCTCTATACTAATAGTTTATTAGATACATGAACATTTAATCAGGTAACGTTATGGTTGTAATAACTTTGAAGCGAGTTCTAATGATCGATACGAGAAACTATACATATTATAACAACAtatacattaatttttttcgtTATGGTACTTTTCCCTTATGGGTACACGTTCGGCAACCCATTGTTTAACGATAAATAGCAAACATAGCTGCCGTCAATAAACGAGCCCGGATCCCTTATACGGCACTAATAAAACTGCTGCGCAAAGTAGTAAAAGAATTAAGAACAGGATTCGAAAGTGCGTGCTGTAAGCATATAGCGATTCAATAGGTAAACTTTTTGTTTCAGTATCATTTTCATTAGTTCTAAATGGATACCGACATGGAGATTATCTGTGAAATTTCAGAATCTGAATAACTCAGTGACGCGGTAACTCCAGTGCAGATGGATATATTGAGTTCTcagtaatattattattaattaagcaCCAAACACTAATTGTCTTAGAACAGGTGgacaattatttaatgttttaaagaccattgaattaaaaaatatatatcacttatcaaaaacatacttaaaataaatatacttaaaaaaaaacgaaaaaagttaattttgtttatttgactGGGAGCTGTATGGAGTTAAATGTGCAGAATATAAGGAGCGTATTTTGTTAATTGTTATAAGATTCGAAGATCTTACAGATTATAAAATAGACAGTTAAGGTTTAATTTCGTTACAGCGTGCCACCATTCGCTGATATGTATATCTGTGTCTATTGGCTTCCTCAGAGCGAACTCATGGTAAGCTCTAACGAAATAAAACCTTTTCCACccataaaagtaaatatttaaaatatttacagacAGACGCTAGATCGACGTCTACTAATATGAATGCCAAGTTGGTTAGCAGCCGTACTGAAGACAACCAATAgccagaaatacgtatatacggttgccttttaCCTTATGCACATATTATAGTTCTGGGAATACATGTATTTCCCAACAACTAATAAGTCCAAATATGCAATTCAACGAATTTTAGCTTCTTTGAACTTTGAGCAGAGGCTTTGCTCTAGGGTTCATTATTCATTTCACTTTTTCAGTCATTCTTTAGCTTTAGTAGATAGTAGATGTAGAAGTAATAAGTTGCAAAAGTGATCTCCCGAATTTTGATATTTGTACGAGTGTTTTGTGTCTTTGGTGTGTTTGTTTTACGGTGGATATTCGGAAATTCGATTTTTTTTAAGCAATGGCTATACCTATTTTGAGTCACAAAAAAGTCATggacaaaaattaaaacaaaaataaatattgtaattttttacgatttttggaaaaaaataatattttgggttgcaaaaattaatattttgggCTGCAAAAAATGATTATTATCATGTATCGCCTTCTCAGGCACTCATGATTTACCTCTCCGTGGGAAAGAATCGAGTGAGGGTGTTTTCCAAGACTTGTGTAATTTTCGAATTGATGCCGGAGACAAATATTGCAGGAGCATTTTAAACATGGCGCTAAGACTGCCTCATACAAGTTAGTGAGGATACCAAATGAAATAGTTGACATCTGATTAGaagataaatttttgaaaaagtcaAAAATGCAAACTACTACGCAAAATTATCTGACGAAACCGCTGACATTTCAGGCAAAGAACAGTTGTCAATTGCTTTGAGATATTTTGATGAAGAAGCAGAAGATTCGTGAAGAATTTGCAGGGTTTGTTCAGCTCGATGCTCTGAGTTCACCAAGCATTGTAAAGGCAATTGATGATTTCCTGACAAATCATGAAGTTGATCCACTCAAATGCGTCAGCCTGGGGTTTGGTGGTTGCTCCACTATGTCGGGAAAGGAAGGCGGAGTTCAAGCAATTTTAAGGAAAAAAATACAGCAAATCTTTTTTGGTCTGAGTCGCCTTAACTGACAAAAACCAcgtgttaaaatgttaaaaaccgaacagggagacatgtagctccttaagtattaaattttatccaatgtcatcgacctagagtcaacatataatttaattttggaaagatgtaaacccatatatggatgtcatagccacaaattcattgttagcttcaagtacataaggcactgaagatgatctgattagatcgaaaacgttatgctactgtataaattttgacgacacttgtaaaagtttttaactatgttttttatatacctaaatacaatggtgaaatgttttaacttctgtacgttttttttatattaccTATTTTTGTAAcggtttgtggtgagacaacaataaatgtttaatttttttcttaaaccatttctaatttattttcgttaatttttcacCAAAACAATTTGTTTCTCACAGATGTGGTTACAATTTGACACCtcaaagcggcgtccttattttaaatagctagaggtctttcttgttgtttttgtttgcccatttgtccagtagattcatgtaagtacccgtttgtttcatttttttagttgccccaatccaaacccatTTGCCATTTTCTTATCTACGACCCAGCTACTCTAAATAAACCCctagtgccgttcgcataagtttcgtttattttgcttgtcctatctcggccccaataatttctgtcgccaattttcaacccctcataataataccctatgtggtaggcaaaatatttcgttacaatgtGCACAGCAGAtggatatgtgtccatccactttatgaaAGATTTTGCGGAAAGATCTTGGTTTGCGAGCTTACAAATTCCAACTAGTGTAAGAATTGAAACTACAAgatcacctagcaaggcgtagactctgtgaatgggcccaaaacgGGATTGTCGTTGAACCTGATTTTCATAAACGAATTTTGTTTATCGCTGAAtctcacttttggttgaatggctatgTCAACAAACAAAAATGCTATATTTGGAGTGAAAataatcctcaagtgtatgttgagacaccattacatccagaaaaactgattGGTGTGCTTTGTGAGCTGGTAGAATTATTGGTCCGTACTTCTTTAAAAACAATGCTGACCAGAAcattacagtcaatggtgaccgctatagagccatgattacagACTATTTTATCCCTAATTTGAAAAATcatgatgtgcaggagctgtggtTTTAACAAAATGGCGAAATATGTCACAGAGTTCGtaccacaattgatttattaaaagAAACGTTTAGTTACCGCAGAGTTTCACGTTTTGGACCCGTGAATTGGATCCAAGATAGTGCAATTTAACACCGCCAGACTATTTTTTGTTGGGATATGTGAAGTCGCTAGTCACCGCCGATAAGCCTGAAACGATTGATCACTTGAAGAACAACATTCGCctcgttattgccgatatacagCCACAATTGTTGGAAAAGTCATCGAAAATTAGACCTCTAGATTAGACTACGCCAGAGCCAGCCGTAGCAGTCATATGTTAGAAATCATATTTAActtataatgccaaaagattatcttttaaataaagtcaatttcatgtcaatttacaaaaatcatctttgttttattccatttcaaagttctattcctctaaaaaaacaccctttagtTTACAGTATCTTTTCCTCATTCCATTATGTACTATTGGAAGAATAGTTGCCAAAGTATGTTCAGTGTTCagctatttataataatttaaaggcAAATCAATTTCTAATTAACTTCATTTTTACTACAAAAATAGTACAAACCCAAACAGTTATTTACATAAACTGATTGTAggaattataataattttgagCTGTCTGAGACTCTCCTGACGGAGAAAAGTTATTTTCAAACACAGTTGGCGAAGGCATTGGAGTGTAACAGGTTAAAGTACTTGCAGTTGAAGAGGAGGACATTGCATTGGACCAGTGGCTTCGTCCATACCAAATATATTTGCTATTTCTTTACGAATCTTAATTTTCGATAGTCCTCTGTAATAATccgattttaaagtttttaattccAAGCCTTTTGTTAgatctcttttttatatttttttgtacagGTGGTACTGCTGCATGTAATGTTTCTTCATTCTGTACACTTTCCGGGTTTTCCAGGGTACTATTCTAAAAAGAATTAGGAATTATTAGTTATAACTATACTaccttatattttgtttatattgtgctaacaataaacaaatttatttttatttcagtgTCCTTCAAGTATAGAAGAATTGAAGAAATATGTAGATGAATTTGCATTAAAATGGAATTTCCCACATTGCTTCGAAACCATCAACGTCAAGCATATTACAGTGGTGGCTCTACAGAATTGGGGAAGCCTTTACTATACCTATAAGAACACACACTATACCTATAAGAACTATCTGATGGAGGAGTTTTTAGTAACTGCTTCCTGCACGAAGCTTTGGAAAGCAACTGACTTCTCTTCCTGAACCAGAAGCACTATACCAAAAAGATTTTCCAGTTCCATACCTAACGGTGGCAGATAATGCCTTTAACACAATACTAAatttaacaaccaaagtgataacaaataaactataTGAATAAAATTGTAATAATAGCGGAAGAACagcaaggttttaggtcgggaagatcatgcaccgacgttatatttataatataataaagttcaagagaaattattagaatacaaaaACCGGCATacctatgtttcgtggaccttaagaaggcatttggcTCGGTCAAACTAGAGGACGTTATCCATGTATTGTACACAAGAAAGATATCTTTAGGAAtgatcaaaacaaaaattatcatttcgtattttaatgggaataagtcacaattgaatgtttgtattttaagaacgatttccgaagtggagattgaaacgtcaataaacttattttaagctTTAATCGTGGctaattcccattaaaatagtaattactttaaattgccacaagaaaatagcttcagaataatacaaataatcaaatctaaaatatctaccaaaacaacacaataaaaggaaaagtagaagaagaactaactgaccctattgaagctggcaatgggataaccCAGGGAGAGTCGATAAGTccgctattgttcaacctgattatggatgaaataataagcaaaaagaaagaactaaaaaggataccaaacaggagaaaaataacttaaaataatctgctatgcagactacgtaatactactctctcaaagtgaagatgatttacaaagtatgctgcaccaatttaaaaTAACCGCCAGAGAATTTAGCacgttaattttcccaaaaaaaatccGGATTTCGAGGAGAGTCAAGAACTGATGGACAGTAGTGTTGAGGACAGTGAAACTGAAAATGTTCCAGATGAGGACTGGATTCTCAGCAATCATGAAAGTGACTCTGAGTAATCTGCTGATGAAGAAGGTGATCAAAGTTTGTGTGTTAATGATATACATTTGAGCGAAGACGAAGCGAGTGATGTTGAATCAACtgaagattattattattattattcagtcAGCATATTTTCGTGGAAAAAATCATTACAAATGGGCTAAAAAAGCTCCAGCTGCTAATGTTAGAATACGAGCTTATAATCTTGTTACGCATTTACCGGGAGCATGTAATGATGCGAGGACTTTAGTAGATGCAGATGGTTCCTTTGGCGACTATGATGATACACTTATTGCAAAAATTATATGAGATATACCAATCAACAGCTACATTTATACAGCAATAAATGGAAAGATCCGGATAGACCTTAATTAGTTGATGTCGATAAGTAGTATTAGCAAATTTGGTCACGACTCTTTTTTGATCCTCTTTTCCACAGACGGTTTTGCACGTGACATTTTTCGAAATACGAGTgagataatattttttaatttacttttatacCTACCTGCGATTTGATGATAAAACTTCCAGAGAATAGCGAAAACAGGAAAATCCTGCAGCATTTGTTGATGAAATATTCACAGAACTTTGCCAAAACTGTCAAAGAAATTACACCATTAGTGCCTGTATTGATGAAATCTTTAGAGGTTGGTGTAAATTTAATGCCGAACAACTGCGGCTAAAAATAATGTGCCTTATTGACGCGCAAACCAACTATCTTTATAATGCTTACTTATACTGTGGAAAAAATAGCGATGTGCGAGATCTATCCAAATCTGGCAAAAAAATTAGTCTGTGATAGGCCTCTGCAAACCAATAGAACAAAGTGACAGAAATGTTTGCAGATTGGTTTTCCTCTATAGAGCTATAAACCGAATTGAAGAAGAAAAAGGGTTGGATATTTGTTGgaactttaaaaaaatcaaaatggtAAATTCCTAACGACTTCCTAACAAATAGAACAAGGAATGTTGGATCCTCTATTTTTGGTACTTGGATACATTTAGTCTATGACATTTGTCACATTTTTCCCAAATGGTGAATATAACGTCAAGATGGCGACTGACGAATTAATACACAAAGAACTAGATCGTCTTAAGAAATCAGAATTATTGGAAATACTTATTCACAAAAAGGTCCCCGAAGGAATAAAAATTAGTGAAAGTGTCAAACATGTTTTGGAGACCAGTGGATCTTCTTGTTCCGATGTGAAACTGTGCAATAGTGATTTGAGGTTAGAACTCACTCAACTACAGTGCAAGTTAAAGTGTGCCGAGATCGAGATTACTTACTTAAAATCGTTAAATACAGAGCTAGTAAAAGGTAATAAACGTcaagatttaattatttctttattaaaaacaaattcaaataaaaatattgaacataAACGGACTACGTCCAACGTTGCCAAACCTACTAACGGGGGACTTAAACCTGTAGTAAACCACCTGAAAATTCAAATGCTGTAGCTAATAATAGTAGTCGTAGTCGTAGTAAAAGTCAATCTACGTCTACTGTGGAAGTAGCACTTCCAGCTTCAGTTGATTTAGGAAGTAATGAGTGTCAAAAGGCCCAAGAAAGTATTATGTCATCTGTAATAAATCTTACGAAAGAAGTCACAAATGACGAAGCTCCATGGCAGAAAGTTCAAGAcagaaacaaaagaagaagacaGTTAGTTGTTGGAACTGGTGCTGGATCTGTCAAAGGTGTTCCAAAATATGTGGATCTACATGTGTATCGCATTGATCCTAGCACCAATGTGACTGCAATGGAAAATCTTCTAAAACCCCATTTTCCGGAAGTGCTTTGCGAGTCTATGGAGTCTCGCTACCCAAGTCTTTACTCATCATTTAAGGTCCgaatatatcaaaataatttcaataaagcTATGGATCCAGCACTCTGGCCTGAAAATGCAtgtgtgaacaattttttgtaccTACGGAAAAATCAGAGGTTCCAGAGGTAATGTTTAACCCtaaattaatgttattaaatgttcaaagtataaataacCATATCAGTTCGTTCGTGATCATTGAATCGACCAGTCGATTTATCGAGTGCGAAGTAATTAACAACAGTGTTTAATTGtgaataattttgttaaaatttctagTGTAGTAgatcttataagaaacttaaTTATCAGTGAGTGTATAATATGAGTGCCAACCAGGGGGGTGGTGAAACCCCCCAAATTGGAACTCAACCCTCATCCAAAGGTGACATAGATGTCCCAAATATTTGGGATATGGACGTAGAATCAAATCGTAATGTATTAGACAGAACAACAATAGAAAATATCAATAATCCAAATGTAagtacaataattaataattctaACGTAAAACATCCGGAGACAACAACAGATATAAACGAAAAACCAGTACGTATTCCaagtttttataataatgtaGATATCGCTCCTTTTTACGTGTATGTTGAAAATAGTCTAGATAAATTTGATGGTAAATTAAATGCAATTAGAATAGGAGATATTTTGTTCAAAGAACATCCACAATTGGATTCCTAAATTAATTGCATAGATTCGATAGGGCGTAATAGGttaagaattaaattaaaagactataaatcggcaaacaatttattaaaatcggttaatttaaagaaatataatttGTTGGCATATATTCCTAAATTTATTACCCATAAATTTGGCATAATACGAAATATAGATTATGAGTTTGATGAAGGGTATGTTAAAGGGAAAATAAATCCAGTTAATATGCATTGTAAATTTAGTGTTGAGGCAGTTAAACGAATGAATCGCAAAGTAATTAAACCGGACGGTACTAAAGAATACGTGCCTACAAAAAccttttttgttacttttaaagCATCTAAGTTACCACAATATATATGCATTAATCATGTAAGAATTCCGGTAGAACCCTACGAGCAAAAGGTCCTACTATTTCATTGTTATAGATACGGTCATTTAATAAAACAATGTAAAAGTAACGTTCGCTGTTTAAAGTGTAAAGAGGGACACGAGACAAAAGactgtaaaaaaaatttggtagAAAAATCATATTTCTATTGTAGTGGAAAACATTAcacaaatgaaataaaagagtGTCCAGAATTCAATAGacaaaaagcaattaaaaaattaatgactgAGCAAAATTTATCTTATGCCGAAGCTAACAAACAAAAAAACCCCTAAATTTACTTATGCACAAGTGGTTAATAAATATCCGGGACCGACCGAAatcttaaacaataattatttagcCGACAGTAATCACAATTTAAACAGTAATTCTAATGCTTTTCAGTCACAATCTAATATATTTCCTTCTTCCCAAATGCAGCCAAGCGGGCAAAAGTCGAGTTCGGTAAACTCACAGCATTCTGCGGTTTCTCACAAAAGACCTAGGTTGGTGAGGTCTCAAGAACATGATAATATActgaatttacacaaaaaaattttatCACCAATTCATTTACCGAGTTCATCGACAGCCGTTTTCGAAAAACAAAATTACACTTCAAACTTAACATTGAATCCTCCTCATTAAGAGACTTGTGTCACTGTTACGGATAATGCTTTAGTAGGTTTATTTTATCCATTATAGGAAtcttaaaacaagaaaataaatttgaaattcaaGAATCAACTTTACTAAGTATTATTCAAGATAAATTTAATGCAATATCTGATGAAGAGTTGTTTTAAGATTTGCCAGTGGAATTGTAGATCAGCTACATCTAATAAAGAAAATCTTCAAAATATGTTAATAAGTGAAGATATAGATATTGCTATGCTT containing:
- the LOC140435796 gene encoding uncharacterized protein — translated: MLVLPEDKVMEGISESSLYGSLESGHLDIPESTNAAGVFVSPLLIFPRKNMKTELMLGAPTGAVTECHVSGWVQADIFTRWLQHFIKFTKPSAADPVLLVLDGHYSHTRNVALIDLAKQNHVTIICLPPHSTHKMQSAFYGTAENLLRKRNRKLA